Genomic window (Anaerolineae bacterium):
TCAGAGCGTACTTGCCCGCCCCCACCTGCAGGAACTGGATGAACAAGGAGCTGGCCCACACTCCCAGGCCCGTCCCTACCACCAAGCCCGTCCCGATGAGGAAGGCCTGCTCCAGAGCCAGGAAGGCTGACATCTGCCCGATAGACAGCCCTATGGCCCGCAGGATGCCCAGCTCGATGAAGCGCCGCTGGAAGGAGACCAGGGAGTAGAGCAGGAAGCCGAGCACCGTGAGCAGCGCTGAAGTCACGAAGCCTACCGAGAGAATGCCAAAAGTGCCCGTCCGCTCCGGCTGTCTCTCGTACTCCTTGATGAGCTGCCGGGCGTCATCATACGATAGCACCAGCAGGCCCACGTCCTCCACATTGTCCACCACCTCGGCTCCCTCGTACGCCGCGTCGGTGCGCAGCCATACGTCGTAAGGGACCTGGCCGCCGATACGCTCGTGGACGTAGTCCAGGTTCGCAACGGCAAAGTACCCGTCCTCGGGGTAGACACCAGGGAAGTAGTCCATGTAGTCCACGATGGTGAAGTCCGCCTGGCCCCCCAGCCCCGAGGCACTGATGGACAGCCTGACCTTGTCTCCCAGGCCGATGGCATAGTCGGCCAGGAACCGCCGGTCCACGATCAGCGCCGCGGTGTCCACCGCCAGCGAGTTCATCAGGCCGCCCAGCGAGCGGGGAGCGAAGTCGGACCTCCAGTAAGCCACACGAGGGAAGTCCACCCGGTCCACTCCCACCAGGGCGAGCTGCGCCGAGGCTCCGCCCAGGTTGGCAGTGGCGCCGAAGCGCCCCACCCGAGTGGCCGCCCGCACGCCCGACGCCCGCAAGTGCTCGGTTACCGGTAAGAACAGCCACTTGACCGTCGTAGCGCCCAGCGGATCCTCGGCCGCTTGGGTCTGAGAACCGCTCCCGCCGGCAGCTCCACCAATGGCAGTGCCCGGCCCCTCCGAGTCCTCAGTGCTTTCACCCAGCTCGACCAGCCTCATGTCACTGCCGACTCTGTAGTACACGGAGTCGCTGTTGTGCTGGTCTAGCGTGCGGGCCATGGACCCCGTGAACGCCGCCAGGCTCAGAGTCAGGATCAGCAGCAGCAGCGGCCCGGTGTAGAAGCTGGCAGAGCGGGCCAGGTGCCGGATCGCCAGAACCATGGGGACATTGCCCAGTCTCTGCACCAACCAAGCCAGAAACGACATCACCAAGGGGAAGAACCTTATGAAGACCAGCGAGGCGGCGAACATGAACAGCGCCGGCACCAGGAAGAGCAGCGGCTCGCTGAAAGGGCTGCCTTGCGTACCCAGCTGCAGGAACGAAATCGAGCCCCTCTGGCTCAGCACGTAGTACCCGTACACCGGAGGCACCAGAAGTATTATGTCGAGAAAGTAGCGCTGCCAAGCGGGTCGTTTGAGCGAGCGCGCCATCTCCTGTTTGTAGGTGACAATCGTGTAGCCAGCCGCCGAGAGCGCCGGGATCAGGCTGGCAGACAAGGCCAGCGCCACTGCTCCCAGGCCGAACCGCATGGCCGTCTGGGTCATCTTGACTGGCAGCGGCGGCCTCCAAATCCACAGCAGGAACGATCTGGTGTTTCCCATGACCATGGCCACCAGCTGGCCCAGGGCAGCGCCCAGGACCAGGGCTACGGCTCCCACCATGAGGCCCTCCACCAGATACAGCAGTAGCACCTGCAGACTGGTGGCACCCCGGCTCTTGAGCACGGCGATCTCCGCCTTCTGGCGCTGCACCACCATCCCCGACACCAACCCGATGAAGTACAGCACCAGGAAGACGACGGGCACGCTGAAGACCAAGAGCAACACCGTGAGAAGCTGCGCCTTCCGCTGATAGCGCAGCATGGCGTCCATGGGCGACACATCCAGCGAGGTATTCTCCAGCACGGTCGCCGCTCGGCTTTGCGTGGTCACAATCCTCGCGATCAGCCCGGGCACGTTCTCCGTGTAGACGCCAGAGCCATCAAACACCAGATACCACAACGCCAAGTAGATTGGGTTTCGTCCGGCCGGGATGACTCGAGCGGTGAAGCTTTCCTCTGACACGAAGAAGACGTCCTCGAACGCCTTCGGGGTGTAGAACCAGTACTCCTCCGTGGGATCGTTAGGCACCCAGACCCCGGCTATACGAATGGGAATCTGTGCCGGTTCAGGCCGCCCGGAGAAGGAGTTCTCGCCCCCCTTGTCGAACAGGATGTACTCCTCACCCACCTGGATCCCGGCGGCGTCTGCCAGCTTCTGGCTGATCAGCACCTCAAGCGTGTCGGTAGCCCTTTGCGCCACCGCCGGCCAGCTCCCTTCGATGACGGTGATATGGTCTTGCAGGCCGGTAACGTACCCCAGGTAGGCGTAGGCGAGGGGCTGGCGTATATCAGCGTACTGCGCCTCCGAGGCAGGAAACAGGCGGAAGTTATCGGTCTTGACGTAGCGGACCGACTGCTGCAGAGGGAGCCCAATGGTCCGCGGTGCCACCTGGATGACATAGTCGTTGGCCGAGTCGTATTCGTCTGGCCCGATCCCACCGTACCACGCGCCCACGTAGCGGAACATGAAGGCAAAGGGCGGTCGGTTGCCTGTCTCGGACATGCCCCTCAGCTCTTCCCGGAGCATGTTGTAGTTGATCGCGTCGGAAAACAGCGGCACGCTCATGATAAGCGCCACGGCTACGGTTAGCCCGAGTAGGCTCATCAAGGTGAGCGTCAGGTTGGCTCTCAGGCGGCGAACGGCCAACCCCACCAT
Coding sequences:
- a CDS encoding FtsX-like permease family protein gives rise to the protein MSSLGNLFGMVGLAVRRLRANLTLTLMSLLGLTVAVALIMSVPLFSDAINYNMLREELRGMSETGNRPPFAFMFRYVGAWYGGIGPDEYDSANDYVIQVAPRTIGLPLQQSVRYVKTDNFRLFPASEAQYADIRQPLAYAYLGYVTGLQDHITVIEGSWPAVAQRATDTLEVLISQKLADAAGIQVGEEYILFDKGGENSFSGRPEPAQIPIRIAGVWVPNDPTEEYWFYTPKAFEDVFFVSEESFTARVIPAGRNPIYLALWYLVFDGSGVYTENVPGLIARIVTTQSRAATVLENTSLDVSPMDAMLRYQRKAQLLTVLLLVFSVPVVFLVLYFIGLVSGMVVQRQKAEIAVLKSRGATSLQVLLLYLVEGLMVGAVALVLGAALGQLVAMVMGNTRSFLLWIWRPPLPVKMTQTAMRFGLGAVALALSASLIPALSAAGYTIVTYKQEMARSLKRPAWQRYFLDIILLVPPVYGYYVLSQRGSISFLQLGTQGSPFSEPLLFLVPALFMFAASLVFIRFFPLVMSFLAWLVQRLGNVPMVLAIRHLARSASFYTGPLLLLILTLSLAAFTGSMARTLDQHNSDSVYYRVGSDMRLVELGESTEDSEGPGTAIGGAAGGSGSQTQAAEDPLGATTVKWLFLPVTEHLRASGVRAATRVGRFGATANLGGASAQLALVGVDRVDFPRVAYWRSDFAPRSLGGLMNSLAVDTAALIVDRRFLADYAIGLGDKVRLSISASGLGGQADFTIVDYMDYFPGVYPEDGYFAVANLDYVHERIGGQVPYDVWLRTDAAYEGAEVVDNVEDVGLLVLSYDDARQLIKEYERQPERTGTFGILSVGFVTSALLTVLGFLLYSLVSFQRRFIELGILRAIGLSIGQMSAFLALEQAFLIGTGLVVGTGLGVWASSLFIQFLQVGAGKYALTPPFEVQVAWGAIANIYGVFLAMFVFAVVTMIYMLVRMRIFQAVKLGETAG